One Flavobacterium sp. 90 DNA segment encodes these proteins:
- a CDS encoding UDP-N-acetylmuramoyl-L-alanyl-D-glutamate--2,6-diaminopimelate ligase: MKILKDILYKVAIESVTGSTEIDIHKIDFDSRKIEASDVFVAIRGSLSDGHDYIQKAIELGAIAIICDTLPENIEKGITYIQVKDTNTALAFLAANYFGNPSEKLKLVGVTGTNGKTTIASLLFQLFQKAGFKVGLLSTVKIMVDETEYPATHTTPDSITINHYLNEMIEAGVTHCFMEVSSHGIHQKRTEALHFVGGIFTNLSHDHLDYHPTFAEYRDVKKSFFDSLPKTAFALSNVDDKNGTVMLQNTVARKFTYALKSYADFKATILESQLSGLLLKVNDNEVWVKLIGTFNAYNVLAIYGTAVELGMDSLEALRLLSDLESVSGRFQYIVSEGNITAIVDYAHTPDALDNVLKTINDIRTKNEQLITVVGCGGNRDKTKRPIMAKIATDLSDKAILTSDNPRNEDPEVILDEMEKGVEAHNYKKILRITDRKQAIKTACQLAQPNDIILIAGKGHETYQEISGVRHHFDDMETVKEILDQLNK, translated from the coding sequence GTGAAAATACTTAAAGACATATTATACAAAGTAGCAATTGAATCTGTAACGGGTTCGACTGAAATTGATATACATAAAATTGATTTTGATTCAAGAAAAATTGAAGCAAGTGATGTTTTTGTGGCAATTCGCGGATCACTTTCTGATGGACATGATTATATCCAGAAAGCGATCGAGTTGGGTGCTATTGCGATTATTTGCGATACTTTGCCTGAGAATATTGAAAAAGGAATTACCTATATACAAGTAAAAGATACCAATACAGCATTGGCTTTTTTGGCGGCTAATTATTTTGGAAATCCTTCTGAAAAATTAAAATTAGTTGGTGTTACGGGAACAAATGGTAAAACCACGATTGCATCATTGTTGTTCCAGTTGTTTCAAAAAGCAGGATTTAAAGTTGGTTTATTATCAACGGTAAAAATTATGGTTGATGAAACGGAATATCCTGCAACACATACAACGCCAGATTCTATCACAATAAATCATTATCTAAATGAAATGATTGAAGCGGGTGTCACACATTGTTTTATGGAAGTGAGTTCTCATGGAATTCATCAAAAGAGAACAGAAGCGTTGCATTTTGTTGGAGGGATTTTTACCAATCTTTCTCACGATCATTTAGATTATCATCCAACTTTTGCAGAATACAGAGATGTAAAAAAGTCATTTTTTGATTCATTGCCAAAAACTGCTTTTGCATTATCAAACGTTGACGATAAAAACGGAACTGTGATGTTGCAAAACACAGTGGCAAGAAAATTTACATATGCCTTGAAATCTTATGCTGATTTTAAAGCCACAATATTAGAAAGTCAGTTGTCAGGATTATTATTAAAAGTAAATGACAATGAAGTTTGGGTAAAACTTATCGGGACTTTTAATGCTTATAATGTTTTGGCAATTTACGGAACTGCTGTTGAACTTGGAATGGATAGTCTGGAAGCGTTGCGCTTATTGTCTGATTTAGAGAGTGTTTCTGGTCGTTTTCAATATATTGTTTCGGAAGGAAATATTACGGCAATTGTAGATTATGCGCATACGCCGGATGCATTGGATAATGTGTTAAAAACAATTAATGATATCCGTACCAAAAACGAACAATTGATTACTGTTGTTGGTTGTGGCGGAAACAGAGATAAAACGAAAAGACCAATTATGGCAAAAATTGCTACAGATCTTAGTGATAAAGCAATTTTAACTTCTGATAATCCAAGAAACGAAGATCCTGAAGTGATTTTAGACGAAATGGAAAAAGGAGTTGAAGCGCATAATTATAAAAAAATATTAAGGATTACCGATCGTAAACAAGCTATAAAAACGGCTTGTCAATTGGCTCAGCCAAATGATATTATTCTGATTGCAGGAAAAGGTCACGAAACTTATCAGGAGATAAGCGGAGTTCGTCATCATTTTGATGATATGGAAACTGTAAAAGAAATCTTAGATCAACTAAACAAATAA
- a CDS encoding penicillin-binding protein has translation MAVDDKHISYRIYLVAVFIFVMAIAIVVKLTNIQWVEGDYYRKLAKQRTVRNFVIPANKGNIYSADGSLLATSIPNYEIRFDAKAPKTETFEKYVKALSDSLSKVLDRPAGYYEQELRKARANKNRYYLIARKLSYTEYVKIKGFPLFKLGAFKGGIIIEQETVRKHPIGKIAERTIGYDKIDPATGMEVGKGIEWAFKNYLNGKDGKILKQKIAKGQWKPIRDVNEVDPIDGYDVISTIDVFIQDIAHHALLKQLEDYQADHGCVVVMETETGHVKAISNLGRAEDGSYFETTNYAIAESHEPGSTFKLVDLMAILEDKVADTSTVYDSHGGEIRYYGRAVRDSHKGGYGKVSLARGFELSSNTVMVQAVYENYKSNPSKFVDHINSYGLNKTLGLHFKGEGRPYIPQPGDKHWSGTTLPWMAFGYNVSVTPMQTLALYNAVANNGVMVRPQFVSEIKEWNKTIKKFDVEVINPKVCSQETLNKVRAVLQNVVKKGTGSKLYSKDFSMAGKTGTAMVNYSKAGREGMYYASSFVGYFPADHPKYSCIVVVHKPNTAKNNYYGADVAGPVFKRIAQKIFTDAPSTNKIKKLDSRIPKQEDNYNQYTVDVNKKSNQIPDLKGMPGMDAIALLENLGLKVKVNGVGKVKKQSLQAGQNISRNATIVLELS, from the coding sequence ATGGCAGTAGACGATAAACATATATCCTACAGAATTTACCTCGTAGCAGTTTTCATCTTTGTGATGGCAATTGCTATTGTCGTTAAATTAACCAATATTCAATGGGTTGAAGGAGATTATTACAGAAAACTGGCGAAACAACGTACGGTTAGAAATTTTGTGATTCCGGCAAACAAAGGAAATATCTATTCTGCTGATGGAAGTTTATTGGCAACATCGATTCCTAATTATGAAATTAGATTTGATGCCAAAGCGCCAAAAACGGAAACTTTCGAAAAATATGTAAAAGCATTATCAGATTCATTGTCTAAAGTTTTGGATAGACCGGCAGGTTATTACGAACAGGAATTAAGAAAAGCCAGAGCCAATAAAAATCGGTATTATTTGATTGCTCGCAAGTTGAGTTATACAGAATATGTGAAGATTAAAGGATTTCCGTTGTTCAAATTGGGGGCTTTTAAAGGTGGAATTATAATTGAACAAGAAACTGTTAGAAAACATCCTATAGGTAAAATTGCGGAAAGAACGATTGGGTATGACAAAATCGATCCGGCAACAGGAATGGAAGTTGGAAAAGGAATTGAGTGGGCTTTTAAAAATTACCTGAACGGAAAAGATGGGAAAATTCTAAAGCAAAAAATAGCAAAAGGGCAGTGGAAACCTATTCGTGATGTAAATGAGGTTGATCCAATTGATGGTTATGATGTGATTTCTACGATAGATGTTTTTATTCAGGATATTGCGCACCACGCTTTGTTGAAACAATTAGAAGATTATCAAGCAGATCACGGTTGTGTGGTGGTTATGGAGACAGAAACGGGACATGTAAAAGCGATTTCTAATTTAGGAAGAGCAGAAGACGGATCGTATTTTGAAACCACAAATTATGCTATTGCAGAATCTCACGAACCGGGATCAACTTTTAAATTAGTTGATTTAATGGCAATTTTAGAAGATAAAGTTGCTGATACAAGTACGGTTTATGATAGCCACGGCGGAGAAATAAGATATTACGGACGTGCTGTTCGTGATTCACATAAAGGAGGTTACGGCAAGGTTTCTTTAGCACGCGGATTCGAACTTTCGTCAAATACGGTAATGGTTCAGGCAGTTTATGAAAATTATAAAAGCAATCCATCAAAATTTGTAGATCACATTAATAGCTACGGATTGAATAAGACATTAGGATTGCATTTTAAAGGAGAAGGAAGACCATATATTCCACAACCTGGAGATAAACATTGGTCAGGAACTACGCTTCCGTGGATGGCTTTTGGATATAATGTTTCGGTAACACCAATGCAAACATTGGCTCTTTATAATGCAGTTGCTAATAATGGAGTAATGGTAAGGCCACAATTTGTATCGGAAATAAAAGAATGGAACAAAACCATTAAGAAATTTGATGTTGAAGTAATTAATCCAAAAGTATGTTCGCAAGAAACACTTAATAAAGTAAGAGCTGTATTGCAGAATGTAGTAAAAAAAGGAACAGGTTCTAAGTTGTATTCGAAAGATTTTTCGATGGCAGGAAAAACAGGGACGGCTATGGTAAATTACAGCAAGGCAGGAAGAGAAGGAATGTATTATGCGTCTTCTTTCGTAGGATATTTTCCGGCAGATCATCCAAAATATTCTTGTATTGTGGTAGTTCACAAACCAAATACAGCTAAAAATAATTATTACGGAGCAGATGTTGCAGGACCGGTTTTTAAGAGAATTGCTCAAAAAATATTTACAGATGCGCCTTCGACAAATAAAATTAAAAAGTTAGACTCAAGGATTCCAAAGCAAGAAGACAATTATAATCAATATACTGTCGACGTAAATAAAAAATCAAATCAGATTCCTGATTTAAAAGGAATGCCGGGAATGGATGCAATTGCTTTACTGGAAAATTTAGGTTTGAAAGTAAAAGTAAATGGAGTAGGGAAAGTAAAAAAACAGTCTTTACAAGCTGGACAAAATATTAGTAGAAACGCAACAATAGTATTAGAATTATCGTGA
- a CDS encoding FtsL-like putative cell division protein: MKGGVFGILKARFLINDDAVKNWRFIVFIILLAILMIANTQRYEQKVFEIAKLNNEVKELRSEFVDRRSELMKLKMESTISDKMLEKQIFPSTVPPVKIEVKKEEEKSFFKRIWQ, encoded by the coding sequence ATGAAAGGTGGAGTATTTGGCATATTAAAAGCAAGATTTCTGATTAACGATGATGCAGTAAAAAACTGGAGGTTCATTGTTTTTATCATTCTGCTTGCTATACTGATGATTGCAAATACGCAACGATACGAGCAAAAAGTCTTTGAAATTGCAAAGCTTAATAATGAAGTAAAAGAATTGCGATCAGAATTTGTAGATCGCCGTTCAGAATTGATGAAGTTAAAAATGGAGTCGACTATATCGGATAAAATGCTTGAAAAGCAGATTTTTCCATCAACGGTTCCTCCGGTTAAAATAGAAGTTAAAAAAGAAGAAGAAAAAAGTTTCTTTAAAAGAATATGGCAGTAG